The Leucobacter sp. UCMA 4100 genome window below encodes:
- a CDS encoding DUF7507 domain-containing protein, whose protein sequence is MATARVVASLLTGLLVLTGFVAAGPGAAPAAAATGSISDFELRVFDDGTSVAPGDKEPNDGLVGLGNLVNFGWTMTLTGLQDGVITQLLPEGWAWDRSSLDLSGLHNPEGKNGYVSTYSLSQSSRLLTVKIASDRADAGVQLVDLTNISGGPKRISDAVGVEYFPTVSVSDGDSTREIGTTGTPKTVTSVGVHQVDLRNRLSSSGGGSPTVGQDVDFGQRAEPAIANKFTVSVRNEAVTVAGTRPVVWSNDSVRISGQYSLTGDGIDQATLPHAVEISGAPTYGVTARLENINTAAGTFELVLEGEKLNDDQFFAGSGSAEISIYIPTRLVPSATEKPINVSVSVAPSVEQPWLTVDGQPLSDTGKSETTAQGWYRQKDNTPRPPTLFEPKVSGAVKRVDENNAIRFNRIVFPGYGFIHRVDFQPYGFKEHNATTSEVPPTEELNFFEFWDAAEYSLVAPGKLKPELGEVLQPGADYRVFVTDEAGPQYATEPDTANALTLNWAPLESYDGDRSQINGLRYEFVEAYVPNNGEPVEKIGQAKISAETQLKVARGYVNGMPDTGVIYTHGLVSAKTQHEEYLEYTGDTTESLTVRAGTASPSISGVGLDSSHKPVGSKDPIIAGQAVRYTALPTLGKVDGSPEADSELAKQTKITGLQLEMLLPENLVLSTIDFSRIDTHAWRWEFGEIDDKGRMPLTFFYKLPLHSLQTVASPVVIDVSTSQIAPQSDDGYFYLEAAVRADQIYNADGSATWIPAGIKATQAPATKVEIEAVTPELDPGEAVEYEIDWFNFLTQVQGESSFMTVLPYNGDERGTSVTGPITLAEAALSASDRVGAKLQLTTDAGVRQIPRPAAPAAEYRWIDYEQATPEQIAGATALRVVVADFVSGAESIGRLAFTLNAPKSCSGDGFAGTVSGSLKGASTVLPEAAPALARVTSAEVSGIVWNDANGDGLRDETEHTLSGVTIVLTRGDQVVDRMQTDAHGEYRFSELASGAIVVSVDAASLPPTTGKWQNTVSPSNGSDGVSGLIELGRGGVADAKDFGFQNLEPRVELTKQGIAPKVPLPGQPILWQFTVRNTGNTSLSDVKISDELEGVSEIRFDSWPDEPSPGELAPGQEVTATATSALTQQQLDQGTAANSAAVSAASSATPNPVTAEAAATVPLAGVATLAIEKSAMFAEGVDPEQAAAGDTVKYAFTVTNTGTLTLSDVTIDDPLAGMSDIAFEAWPDATAPGRLAPGDSANATASLELTQAHIDESVLKNEAVASANTPSGQSIHDDDDAFVVFDATPVIDLDKSVTAHDGGAVGSLAEYRFVITNPGNSTLSDVRLIDSLPGLSNLDIAWPGQEGELAPGEQAVATASITLTQQHLDEGVLVNSASATAKNPVTGVTTKDTDEAEVIFTQLPDVQLEKQGTLSVAEGTIDYSVTATNTGNVTLDGVTMTDELDGLPRLDIAWPGEAGTLSPGQKAVGTATLALSQQHIDDGTITNTATVSAQRVGASAGEEPVTAAAKTATVVPGTAAISLRVAPEVLDRNVTVDAVADDTVLYTYTVTNQGTLTLRDITLSDELEGLADMTFGEWPAAEGELAPGEQVTATAKLSLTQQHIDEGFLVNEGVVSGLSLSGLARATHHAGSELVFTTQPAISLAKTVDAGDAHGVGDEATYEFTVTNAGGVTLHDVSVTDELDGLSALRFGDWPGEPGTLKPGEAVIAHAALKIEQAHIDAGGVLNTATATGTAKGITSTATASAELLTQQAPGLSLTKRAALSLKGDRVNYTLTATNTGNVSLSDVTFTDEMPGLTALDIDWPGTPGVLKPGDRVTAKAHLEIVDAHRGTTLVNHALVTGSMLGNHANTVAQASAEQRIPNAPGIINAIGTLVVTGAYGFSGVLFGATLLLAAGLLAFFKRRGNTYKRERH, encoded by the coding sequence TTGGCAACCGCAAGGGTCGTGGCAAGCCTGCTCACCGGCTTGCTTGTACTTACGGGCTTCGTTGCGGCAGGGCCCGGAGCCGCGCCAGCCGCTGCGGCAACGGGATCGATTAGCGACTTTGAACTGCGGGTTTTCGACGACGGCACGAGCGTCGCTCCGGGCGATAAAGAACCGAACGACGGTCTCGTGGGCCTCGGCAACCTGGTCAATTTCGGTTGGACGATGACACTGACCGGTTTGCAAGACGGGGTCATCACCCAGCTCCTTCCCGAAGGCTGGGCTTGGGATCGATCATCACTCGACCTGTCAGGGCTGCACAACCCCGAAGGCAAAAACGGGTACGTATCGACCTACTCGCTTTCGCAGAGCAGCCGGTTACTCACCGTCAAGATCGCTTCTGACCGCGCCGATGCCGGGGTTCAGCTGGTTGACCTCACGAATATCAGCGGGGGCCCGAAGCGCATCAGCGATGCGGTCGGTGTCGAATACTTCCCCACCGTCTCGGTGAGTGATGGCGATTCAACCCGTGAAATCGGCACGACAGGAACACCGAAAACCGTCACGTCGGTCGGCGTGCACCAGGTCGACCTGCGCAACCGTTTGAGTTCGAGCGGTGGCGGATCGCCCACAGTAGGACAGGACGTTGATTTCGGGCAGCGGGCCGAGCCTGCGATTGCAAACAAATTTACGGTTTCGGTGCGCAACGAGGCCGTTACGGTTGCCGGCACGAGGCCTGTGGTGTGGAGCAACGATTCCGTTCGCATCTCGGGCCAGTATTCCCTCACCGGTGACGGCATTGACCAGGCAACGCTTCCCCATGCGGTCGAGATCTCGGGTGCCCCGACCTATGGCGTTACCGCCAGGCTCGAAAATATCAACACCGCTGCCGGCACCTTCGAACTCGTGCTTGAAGGTGAGAAACTCAACGACGACCAGTTCTTCGCGGGTTCTGGCTCGGCCGAGATCTCAATCTACATACCCACGCGACTCGTGCCGTCGGCCACAGAGAAACCGATCAATGTTTCGGTCTCTGTCGCCCCGTCGGTCGAGCAGCCTTGGCTCACGGTCGATGGCCAGCCGCTCAGCGACACGGGTAAATCAGAGACGACTGCACAGGGCTGGTACCGGCAGAAAGACAACACGCCGCGCCCGCCAACGCTCTTCGAACCAAAGGTTTCGGGGGCAGTAAAGCGGGTCGATGAGAACAACGCGATCCGGTTCAACCGCATAGTGTTTCCCGGGTACGGGTTCATACACCGGGTCGATTTTCAACCCTACGGTTTCAAAGAACACAACGCTACGACCTCTGAGGTGCCACCCACCGAAGAGCTGAATTTCTTTGAGTTCTGGGATGCCGCTGAGTATTCACTCGTCGCCCCGGGAAAGCTGAAACCTGAGCTAGGCGAGGTACTTCAGCCAGGAGCCGACTATCGAGTGTTCGTGACCGACGAAGCAGGCCCGCAGTATGCCACCGAGCCTGACACCGCAAACGCACTCACGCTCAACTGGGCGCCTCTCGAATCGTACGATGGCGATCGATCGCAGATCAATGGCCTACGTTACGAATTCGTTGAGGCATACGTGCCAAACAACGGCGAACCAGTTGAAAAAATAGGCCAGGCAAAGATCTCGGCCGAAACGCAGCTGAAGGTAGCCCGCGGCTACGTCAATGGCATGCCCGATACCGGCGTCATTTATACGCACGGGCTGGTGAGCGCGAAGACCCAGCACGAAGAGTACCTCGAGTACACCGGCGACACAACCGAATCGCTCACGGTTCGTGCGGGCACGGCATCGCCAAGCATTTCTGGCGTCGGGCTCGACAGCTCCCATAAACCGGTGGGCAGTAAAGACCCCATTATCGCCGGCCAGGCAGTTCGCTACACCGCGCTGCCCACCTTGGGAAAGGTCGACGGCAGCCCAGAAGCCGACAGCGAGCTTGCGAAGCAGACCAAGATCACGGGGCTGCAACTCGAGATGCTCCTGCCTGAAAACCTCGTACTCTCAACCATTGACTTCTCACGCATCGACACCCATGCGTGGCGCTGGGAGTTCGGCGAGATCGATGACAAGGGTCGCATGCCCCTCACGTTCTTCTACAAACTGCCGCTTCACTCGTTACAAACCGTCGCTTCACCGGTAGTCATCGACGTCAGCACCTCTCAAATCGCGCCGCAGAGTGACGACGGGTACTTCTACCTCGAAGCCGCCGTGCGTGCCGACCAGATCTATAATGCCGACGGTTCTGCCACCTGGATACCCGCGGGCATCAAAGCCACGCAGGCCCCGGCAACGAAGGTCGAAATCGAAGCAGTCACCCCCGAGCTCGACCCCGGTGAGGCAGTAGAGTACGAGATCGACTGGTTCAACTTTCTTACCCAGGTGCAAGGCGAAAGCTCATTCATGACCGTTCTGCCCTACAATGGCGATGAGCGCGGCACGAGCGTGACCGGCCCCATCACCCTTGCAGAGGCCGCGCTCTCGGCAAGCGACCGTGTTGGCGCAAAACTACAGCTCACGACTGACGCGGGTGTGCGCCAGATACCACGTCCCGCGGCTCCCGCCGCCGAATACCGGTGGATCGACTACGAGCAGGCAACTCCTGAGCAGATCGCAGGGGCCACTGCCCTGCGCGTGGTCGTGGCGGACTTCGTCTCTGGCGCAGAGAGCATCGGCCGGCTTGCGTTCACGCTCAACGCCCCGAAATCATGCAGCGGCGATGGCTTCGCTGGCACCGTGAGCGGAAGCCTCAAGGGCGCAAGCACGGTGCTGCCCGAAGCCGCGCCTGCCCTCGCTCGGGTCACCTCAGCCGAGGTGTCGGGCATCGTGTGGAACGATGCAAACGGTGACGGGCTGCGCGATGAAACAGAGCACACACTGAGCGGAGTCACCATCGTGCTCACCCGAGGCGATCAAGTAGTTGACCGCATGCAAACCGATGCTCACGGAGAATACCGTTTTTCAGAACTCGCCTCTGGCGCCATTGTCGTGAGCGTCGACGCCGCGAGCCTGCCACCCACGACTGGTAAGTGGCAAAACACCGTATCACCGAGCAACGGCAGCGACGGCGTCTCAGGACTCATCGAGCTTGGTCGCGGTGGTGTTGCCGATGCGAAAGACTTCGGGTTCCAGAACCTTGAGCCCCGCGTTGAGCTCACGAAGCAAGGCATCGCACCGAAGGTGCCGCTACCAGGCCAGCCAATCCTATGGCAGTTCACGGTACGCAACACCGGCAATACCTCACTCAGCGACGTCAAGATCAGCGATGAGCTCGAGGGGGTCAGCGAGATCCGCTTCGATTCTTGGCCCGATGAGCCGAGCCCCGGCGAGCTCGCGCCCGGCCAAGAAGTCACGGCAACAGCGACCTCTGCGCTCACGCAGCAACAGCTTGACCAGGGCACGGCGGCGAACTCGGCAGCGGTTTCGGCAGCCTCGTCGGCGACGCCAAATCCGGTCACCGCAGAGGCGGCCGCGACCGTGCCGCTCGCGGGGGTAGCAACGCTCGCCATTGAGAAGTCGGCCATGTTCGCTGAGGGCGTTGACCCTGAGCAGGCAGCAGCGGGCGACACCGTCAAATACGCTTTCACGGTCACCAATACGGGCACCCTGACGCTCAGTGATGTCACCATTGACGACCCACTTGCTGGCATGAGCGACATTGCCTTCGAGGCGTGGCCCGATGCCACAGCCCCTGGCCGACTCGCTCCGGGCGATTCGGCCAACGCAACCGCGAGCCTCGAGCTCACGCAGGCGCACATCGACGAGAGCGTTTTGAAAAACGAGGCAGTCGCCAGCGCGAATACTCCCAGCGGCCAGAGCATTCACGATGACGACGACGCCTTCGTCGTGTTCGACGCTACCCCGGTGATTGACCTCGACAAGAGCGTCACTGCGCATGACGGTGGTGCCGTCGGTTCACTTGCCGAGTACCGTTTCGTGATCACGAACCCTGGTAACTCGACGCTGAGCGATGTTCGCCTTATCGATTCCCTCCCTGGCCTCAGCAATCTCGACATCGCTTGGCCAGGGCAAGAGGGCGAGCTCGCACCGGGAGAACAAGCGGTCGCAACCGCGAGCATCACCCTCACTCAGCAACATCTTGATGAAGGTGTACTCGTCAACAGTGCGAGCGCGACCGCCAAGAACCCCGTTACCGGTGTGACGACCAAAGATACCGACGAAGCAGAGGTTATTTTCACACAGCTTCCCGATGTTCAGCTCGAGAAACAGGGCACGCTGAGTGTTGCTGAGGGCACCATCGACTACTCGGTCACCGCAACGAATACCGGCAACGTGACGCTCGACGGGGTGACGATGACCGACGAGTTAGACGGGCTGCCCCGCCTCGACATTGCGTGGCCTGGCGAAGCAGGAACGCTCTCCCCCGGCCAGAAAGCGGTGGGCACAGCGACACTGGCGCTCTCGCAGCAGCACATCGATGACGGCACGATCACGAACACCGCGACCGTGAGCGCCCAGCGGGTTGGCGCCTCAGCTGGCGAAGAGCCCGTGACCGCAGCGGCCAAGACGGCCACCGTGGTGCCCGGCACCGCAGCGATCAGCCTGCGGGTCGCTCCCGAAGTGCTCGATCGAAACGTCACAGTCGATGCGGTTGCCGATGACACCGTACTGTACACATACACGGTCACCAACCAGGGCACGTTGACCCTGCGCGATATCACCCTCAGCGATGAACTTGAGGGCCTCGCAGACATGACGTTTGGCGAGTGGCCCGCAGCCGAGGGCGAGCTCGCTCCCGGCGAGCAGGTCACGGCAACGGCCAAGCTTTCGCTCACGCAGCAGCACATTGACGAGGGATTCCTCGTGAACGAGGGCGTGGTGAGCGGGCTCAGCCTCTCTGGCCTCGCTCGGGCAACGCATCACGCCGGCAGCGAGCTCGTGTTCACGACGCAGCCGGCCATCTCACTGGCAAAGACGGTCGATGCTGGCGATGCACACGGCGTTGGTGACGAGGCCACCTACGAGTTCACCGTGACCAACGCTGGGGGCGTCACACTGCACGATGTCAGTGTAACTGACGAGCTTGACGGTCTCTCAGCGCTTCGCTTCGGCGATTGGCCTGGTGAGCCCGGCACACTCAAACCGGGCGAAGCAGTGATCGCCCACGCGGCGCTCAAGATTGAGCAGGCACACATCGATGCCGGAGGCGTGCTCAACACCGCGACCGCAACCGGTACGGCCAAGGGCATCACCTCGACCGCAACCGCAAGCGCAGAGCTTCTCACGCAGCAGGCCCCCGGGCTCTCGCTGACCAAGCGTGCAGCGCTGTCGTTGAAAGGCGATCGCGTGAACTACACGCTCACGGCCACGAATACCGGCAACGTCTCGCTCAGCGACGTCACCTTCACCGACGAAATGCCGGGGCTCACGGCCCTCGATATCGATTGGCCCGGCACACCTGGGGTGCTGAAGCCAGGCGACCGTGTCACTGCAAAAGCACATCTTGAAATCGTTGATGCACACCGAGGCACGACGCTGGTCAATCATGCTTTGGTAACTGGAAGCATGCTGGGCAACCACGCCAACACCGTAGCTCAGGCAAGCGCTGAACAGCGTATACCTAACGCCCCGGGAATCATCAATGCGATCGGCACGCTTGTGGTCACAGGCGCTTATGGATTCTCAGGTGTCTTATTCGGAGCGACTTTGCTGTTGGCTGCCGGGCTGCTTGCATTCTTCAAACGTCGAGGCAATACCTACAAAAGAGAACGCCATTAG
- a CDS encoding nitroreductase family protein: MKFFDDPVLNSMAARRSVSKVGPESPSDEELTRLLAAVTPVADHKSLRPWRLITLRGDDRLRLGEALDAADGVSREPGEVNTKPLRAELLIALVMSPKEHPKVPEWEQLATAAGAGHLLELALWQAGWGVMWRTGMLANAPEVRAAHGLEDGEMLLGWLYVGSIDESFRKRMSESKRPALDAAPFLGCMPQDAAV, translated from the coding sequence ATGAAGTTTTTCGATGACCCGGTTCTCAACTCGATGGCCGCGAGGCGCTCCGTTTCGAAGGTCGGGCCCGAATCACCGAGCGACGAGGAGCTCACTCGACTGCTCGCGGCGGTCACTCCGGTGGCTGACCATAAGTCGTTGCGACCATGGCGGCTCATTACTCTGCGTGGCGACGACCGGCTCAGACTCGGCGAAGCGCTCGACGCTGCCGATGGGGTAAGCCGCGAGCCCGGCGAGGTGAACACCAAGCCGCTTCGTGCCGAACTCCTCATCGCACTCGTGATGAGTCCCAAAGAGCACCCGAAGGTACCCGAGTGGGAGCAGCTCGCGACGGCCGCCGGGGCCGGACACCTGCTCGAGCTCGCGCTCTGGCAGGCCGGCTGGGGTGTCATGTGGCGCACGGGAATGCTCGCGAACGCTCCCGAGGTACGCGCGGCTCACGGCTTGGAAGACGGCGAGATGCTGCTTGGATGGCTCTACGTCGGCAGCATCGACGAATCATTTCGCAAGCGCATGAGCGAGTCGAAACGCCCCGCGCTCGATGCCGCACCATTCCTTGGTTGCATGCCGCAAGACGCGGCCGTTTAG
- a CDS encoding MFS transporter, translating into MTNEHSGEGHRADRLYSALVKRNPEAEQQLPPEVQQHIAPNGLRQVLANALQSSGDQTVNASTVLPWLFSALGVPPALTGLLVPIRESGSMLPQAALTPLVVRVRYRKWILVVGALIQALSVAVMAGTAALGSGLAAGLTIIVALAVFSFGRCLASIASKDVLGRTIPKGERGQINGLATTAAGLVAITLGLAIRIIGGEELAAGQIAWLLAAGSLLWFGVALVYAGIREPAGEPGERREAKPESEYAHHWFRQMLTLLSNDKLFRHFVTVRGLLLVSALSPPFVVSLSIQSGSASLAGLGGFIIASGVAALLGGRVFGKLADRSSGRLMSVGAGIASGIIIVTVLIVSLPGFHADGFFGNLLFIAVYFMITLMHTGVRVARKTYVVDMAEGDKRTAYVAVSNSAMGVILLAVGGVSSALAAVHTVWALLFLALLGLVGVFVGARLPK; encoded by the coding sequence GTGACAAACGAACACAGCGGTGAGGGGCATCGCGCCGACAGGCTCTATTCGGCCCTTGTGAAGCGAAACCCCGAGGCAGAGCAGCAGCTCCCTCCCGAGGTGCAACAACACATTGCCCCCAACGGGCTGAGACAAGTGCTCGCAAACGCACTCCAGTCATCGGGTGACCAAACCGTCAATGCGTCGACTGTCCTGCCATGGCTCTTTTCGGCCCTCGGTGTGCCGCCGGCGCTCACTGGTCTGCTGGTGCCCATTCGGGAGTCTGGGTCGATGCTGCCGCAGGCGGCCCTCACCCCGCTCGTCGTGAGAGTGCGATACCGCAAATGGATTCTCGTCGTGGGCGCCCTGATTCAGGCGCTCTCGGTCGCCGTCATGGCGGGCACGGCAGCGCTCGGCTCTGGCCTCGCGGCGGGCCTGACGATCATCGTCGCGCTCGCCGTCTTCTCGTTTGGCAGGTGCCTCGCATCGATCGCCTCAAAAGACGTGCTCGGGCGCACCATTCCCAAGGGAGAACGCGGCCAGATCAACGGTCTCGCAACGACCGCGGCCGGGCTCGTTGCCATCACGCTCGGCCTCGCGATCCGCATCATTGGCGGCGAAGAGCTTGCTGCGGGCCAAATCGCATGGCTGCTCGCCGCCGGTAGCCTGCTCTGGTTTGGGGTCGCGCTCGTCTACGCCGGCATTCGCGAGCCCGCGGGCGAGCCTGGCGAGCGGCGTGAAGCGAAACCCGAGAGCGAATACGCGCACCACTGGTTTCGCCAGATGCTCACGCTGCTCTCAAACGACAAACTCTTTCGTCACTTCGTGACCGTTCGTGGGCTCTTGCTTGTCTCGGCGCTCAGCCCGCCATTTGTGGTTTCGTTGTCGATTCAGAGCGGATCGGCCAGCCTTGCCGGCCTCGGCGGCTTTATCATCGCCTCTGGCGTTGCAGCGCTGCTTGGCGGCAGGGTATTCGGCAAGCTCGCCGATCGGTCGAGCGGCCGTCTCATGAGCGTCGGGGCGGGAATCGCCTCTGGCATCATCATCGTGACGGTGCTTATTGTCTCGCTGCCGGGATTTCACGCCGACGGTTTCTTCGGCAATCTGCTCTTCATCGCGGTGTACTTCATGATCACGCTCATGCACACCGGGGTGCGTGTTGCCAGGAAAACCTACGTGGTCGACATGGCAGAGGGTGACAAGCGCACCGCCTATGTCGCCGTATCGAACTCTGCGATGGGCGTCATCTTGCTCGCTGTCGGCGGGGTGAGTTCGGCGCTCGCCGCAGTGCACACGGTGTGGGCGCTGCTCTTCTTGGCGTTGCTCGGACTCGTTGGGGTTTTCGTCGGAGCGCGGTTGCCGAAATAG
- a CDS encoding sulfurtransferase produces MAPSPLISVDELSEALRGPKPPVLLDVRWSLQQPDGSEAYRSGHLPGAVYVSLDTELSNFADEPTEGRHPLPTTAVLQASARSWGVNDGDELVVYDDVSGPAAARAWWLLRRNGVRTVRVLDGGLQAWITAGGRLEEGEVRPTSGTVTLVPTPEVAPAINRDAVPGYAASGMLVDVRAPERFSGESEPVDPVAGHIEGAVNLPMSHLTRDGGMAEPGLVRAELERLGVDLEGEVALYCGSGVTAAGAALALESAGVRAVVYPPSWSGWIAE; encoded by the coding sequence GTGGCACCTTCACCCCTGATATCTGTCGACGAGCTGAGCGAGGCGTTGCGTGGGCCGAAGCCGCCCGTGTTGCTCGATGTGCGCTGGTCGTTGCAGCAGCCAGATGGGAGCGAGGCCTACCGCTCGGGTCACTTGCCGGGCGCTGTATACGTGTCGCTTGACACCGAACTCTCGAACTTTGCTGATGAGCCGACAGAAGGCCGCCATCCCCTTCCAACGACCGCGGTGTTGCAAGCGTCTGCTCGCTCGTGGGGTGTTAACGATGGCGACGAGCTCGTCGTGTACGACGACGTTTCGGGGCCAGCCGCAGCACGTGCCTGGTGGCTTTTGCGCAGGAACGGCGTGCGCACGGTTCGTGTGCTCGATGGCGGTCTGCAGGCCTGGATTACTGCGGGCGGCCGGCTTGAAGAAGGCGAGGTGCGCCCGACCAGCGGCACGGTCACCCTTGTGCCGACTCCTGAGGTGGCCCCGGCGATCAATCGTGATGCGGTGCCAGGCTACGCTGCGAGCGGCATGCTCGTTGACGTGCGGGCTCCAGAGCGTTTCTCGGGTGAATCAGAGCCGGTCGACCCCGTCGCGGGCCACATCGAGGGCGCGGTGAACCTTCCCATGTCACACCTGACGCGTGATGGTGGCATGGCCGAGCCAGGGCTGGTTCGCGCCGAGCTTGAACGCCTTGGGGTTGACCTTGAGGGCGAGGTCGCCTTGTACTGCGGCAGCGGCGTGACCGCCGCGGGCGCGGCTCTCGCGCTCGAGTCGGCCGGGGTACGCGCTGTCGTGTACCCGCCGTCGTGGTCGGGGTGGATCGCCGAGTGA
- a CDS encoding DNA methyltransferase, with product MTPPVMTSTIAPSHTNTFDAQLSVTHEQFIAHRPAHADEDVHMHQVVTDHALKAFSEPGDLVFDPFAGFGTTLTRSLELGRSALGIELLPERVEALANLAPEARVIEGDARELLRLVPRDLVGRRIALVLTSPPYMAAHGAEPDPLTAYEADGGDYQRYLAELELVAAQCARVVAPGGHVVWNVADLKRGDNLTPLIDDCAAILSRHLSPVAMTEIVWDHYPHDLVRDALLIFRREHR from the coding sequence ATGACCCCACCGGTGATGACCTCAACCATCGCACCCAGTCACACGAACACCTTCGATGCACAGCTCTCAGTAACCCACGAGCAGTTCATCGCGCACCGCCCCGCGCACGCCGACGAAGACGTGCACATGCACCAAGTGGTCACCGATCATGCACTCAAGGCGTTCTCAGAACCCGGAGATCTCGTGTTCGATCCCTTCGCCGGGTTCGGCACGACACTCACCAGGTCGCTCGAGCTCGGCCGATCGGCGCTCGGCATCGAGCTGTTGCCTGAGCGCGTCGAAGCGCTCGCGAACCTCGCCCCAGAAGCGCGGGTTATCGAGGGCGATGCACGCGAGCTCCTGCGCCTCGTTCCCCGAGATCTCGTCGGTAGGCGGATCGCCCTCGTGCTCACATCACCGCCCTACATGGCGGCGCATGGTGCCGAGCCCGATCCGCTCACCGCGTACGAAGCCGATGGCGGCGATTACCAGCGATACCTCGCAGAACTCGAACTCGTGGCCGCTCAGTGCGCACGCGTCGTCGCGCCCGGCGGCCACGTCGTGTGGAACGTCGCCGACCTCAAGCGCGGCGACAACCTCACCCCACTCATTGACGACTGCGCAGCGATTCTCTCGAGACACCTGAGTCCTGTTGCCATGACCGAGATCGTATGGGATCACTACCCTCACGACCTCGTTCGTGACGCGCTACTCATCTTTCGCCGGGAACATCGATAG
- a CDS encoding isocitrate lyase: MTAFQNDIEAVEALKSEQGSAWAEINPEYVARMRAQNRFKTGLEIAQYTADIMRRDMAEYDADSSVYTQSLGVWHGFIGQQKLISVKKHLKTTNKRYLYLSGWMVAAMRSEFGPLPDQSMHEKNAVPSLIEELYTFLRQADARELDLLFEQLDSARLAGDETTAEFVQSQIDNFETHVVPIIADIDAGFGNPEATYLLAKKMIEAGACAIQIENQVSDEKQCGHQDGKVTVPHEDFIAKLNAVRYAFLELGIENGIIVARTDSLGAGLTQKLAVSNEPGDLGDQYNSYLDVEEISESQLGNGDVVIKRDGKLLRPKRLASNLYQFRPGTGEDRVVLDCITSLKHGADLLWIETEKPHVEQIAGMVDRIREAVPNAKLVYNNSPSFNWTLNFRQQAYDAMLEDGQDVSAYDRDRLMSVEYDETDLARLADEKIRTFQQDGSARAGIFHHLITLPTYHTAALSTDNLAKGYFGDEGMLTYVRDVQREEIRQGIATVKHQNMAGSDIGDRHKEYFAGDAALKAGGKDNTMNQFG; the protein is encoded by the coding sequence ATGACTGCATTCCAGAACGACATCGAAGCCGTAGAGGCTCTGAAATCTGAGCAGGGTTCTGCTTGGGCAGAGATTAACCCCGAGTACGTTGCTCGAATGCGTGCGCAGAACCGTTTCAAGACCGGTCTTGAGATCGCCCAGTACACGGCCGATATCATGCGCCGCGACATGGCTGAGTACGATGCCGACTCATCGGTGTACACGCAGTCGCTCGGCGTGTGGCACGGTTTCATCGGTCAGCAGAAGCTCATCTCGGTGAAGAAGCACCTGAAGACGACGAACAAGCGCTACCTGTACCTCTCGGGGTGGATGGTCGCCGCAATGCGCTCAGAGTTCGGTCCGTTGCCCGACCAGTCGATGCACGAGAAGAACGCGGTCCCCTCGCTCATTGAAGAGCTGTACACCTTCCTGCGCCAGGCTGACGCCCGCGAGCTCGATCTGCTCTTCGAACAGCTCGACTCGGCTCGCCTCGCTGGCGACGAGACGACCGCAGAGTTTGTGCAGTCGCAAATCGACAACTTTGAAACGCACGTTGTGCCGATCATCGCCGACATTGACGCGGGCTTCGGTAACCCTGAGGCGACGTACCTGCTCGCGAAGAAGATGATCGAGGCGGGGGCCTGCGCGATCCAGATCGAAAACCAGGTTTCAGACGAGAAGCAGTGTGGCCACCAGGACGGCAAGGTCACGGTTCCTCACGAAGACTTCATCGCGAAGCTCAACGCCGTACGCTACGCGTTCCTTGAGCTCGGCATCGAAAACGGCATCATCGTGGCCCGCACCGACTCGCTTGGCGCGGGGCTCACACAGAAGCTCGCCGTATCAAACGAACCCGGTGACCTCGGTGACCAGTACAACTCGTACCTCGATGTCGAAGAGATCTCAGAGTCTCAGCTCGGCAACGGCGACGTCGTGATCAAGCGTGACGGTAAGCTGCTGCGCCCGAAGCGTCTCGCTTCGAACCTCTACCAGTTCCGTCCCGGAACGGGCGAAGACCGCGTCGTGCTCGACTGCATCACCTCGCTTAAGCACGGCGCCGACCTGCTGTGGATCGAAACTGAGAAACCACACGTTGAGCAGATCGCTGGCATGGTTGACCGCATTCGCGAAGCCGTGCCGAACGCAAAGCTCGTCTACAACAACAGCCCGTCGTTTAACTGGACGCTGAACTTCCGTCAGCAGGCGTACGATGCCATGCTCGAAGACGGTCAGGACGTTTCGGCGTACGATCGCGACCGTCTCATGAGTGTCGAGTATGACGAGACCGATCTCGCTCGTCTCGCCGACGAGAAGATTCGCACCTTCCAGCAGGACGGCTCGGCTCGCGCGGGGATCTTCCACCACCTCATCACCCTGCCGACCTACCACACGGCGGCGCTCTCGACCGACAACCTCGCGAAGGGCTACTTCGGTGACGAGGGCATGCTCACCTACGTTCGCGACGTGCAGCGTGAAGAGATTCGTCAGGGCATCGCGACGGTGAAGCACCAGAACATGGCCGGTAGCGACATCGGTGACCGCCACAAGGAATACTTCGCTGGCGACGCGGCGCTGAAGGCCGGCGGCAAAGACAACACGATGAACCAGTTCGGCTAA